A genomic segment from Pleurodeles waltl isolate 20211129_DDA chromosome 9, aPleWal1.hap1.20221129, whole genome shotgun sequence encodes:
- the CCDC71 gene encoding coiled-coil domain-containing protein 71 — MNVDVDHVEEKAVHSWSRISSVGKKALEEALRVFNPMSKDLTDTETQLVAFLQGLREEGFQPTILRSKDVYGYNSCTANTPPQTGNRPKNASKMTAAESVSSKSPLNSPATKVSNAPVGISINSTKVSTKSVSRGNSTQLLLRPLKQTASDKTSKSTVGFPANMYPGVYPAVRLSVVLEALVPLKATAESLKAKCKQRSLGMSPSELKRLMLSGSAKYSPTGKNTKMTSREKTPKGFKYLIKKAPDSVIIAARRLNGALLKGPNGHVLKEYNACKASGILNGRLLSAQSQSCSVGAQSMGSKSKPKVDPREEKDRHNHQAGQKRKPVADAQDVPLKKKSKTLIPVQKTPKLSKSQVNLLKLRVVKVDRRSSDEELRRKAQQIFQVNLSPVIRIQPLSLTAT; from the coding sequence ATGAATGTTGATGTGGACCATGTGGAAGAAAAAGCAGTCCATTCTTGGTCAAGAATCTCTTCTGTCGGAAAGAAGGCATTGGAGGAGGCTCTCCGGGTCTTCAACCCAATGTCCAAGGACCTTACGGACACAGAAACACAGCTGGTGGCCTTTCTGCAAGGTCTCAGGGAAGAAGGATTTCAACCAACCATTTTAAGAAGCAAGGATGTGTATGGCTACAATTCCTGCACAGCCAATACCCCACCTCAGACAGGTAATAGGccaaaaaatgcttccaaaatgacTGCTGCTGAATCTGTGTCTTCTAAGTCTCCGTTAAACTCCCCGGCAACCAAGGTATCTAATGCACCTGTGGGTATCTCAATAAATTCAACTAAAGTGTCTACCAAATCTGTTTCACGAGGTAATTCCACTCAACTATTGTTGAGGCCATTGAAACAGACTGCATCAGATAAAACCAGCAAATCAACAGTGGGTTTTCCTGCCAATATGTATCCTGGAGTCTACCCTGCAGTGAGACTATCTGTTGTCCTTGAAGCTTTGGTTCCACTGAAAGCCACAGCAGAATCCTTGAAAGCAAAATGCAAACAGAGGTCCCTAGGAATGTCACCATCCGAGCTTAAGCGCCTTATGCTATCTGGTTCTGCAAAGTATTCCCCGACAGGAAAGAACACTAAGATGACATCGAGGGAGAAAACCCCTAAGGGGTTTAAGTATTTAATTAAGAAGGCACCAGACTCTGTCATCATAGCCGCAAGACGTCTGAATGGTGCTCTGCTAAAAGGGCCCAATGGACATGTGCTGAAGGAGTATAATGCTTGTAAAGCTTCAGGAATCCTGAATGGCCGACTTCTGAGTGCCCAGTCTCAAAGTTGTAGTGTTGGAGCTCAATCCATGGGCTCTAAAAGCAAGCCCAAAGTAGATCCTAGAGAAGAGAAGGACAGGCATAACCACCAGGCAGGGCAGAAGAGGAAACCAGTAGCAGATGCTCAGGATGTGCCACTGAAGAAGAAATCAAAAACCTTAATCCCTGTGCAGAAAACCCCAAAACTAAGTAAGAGCCAAGTAAACCTACTGAAGTTAAGGGTCGTTAAGGTGGATCGGAGATcgtcagatgaggagttgaggaggAAAGCACAACAGATCTTTCAGGTTAACTTATCCCCTGTGATCAGAATCCAACCGTTGTCACTGACTGCCACTTAA